A stretch of DNA from Maridesulfovibrio sp.:
TTTTCCGGTGCATACGTAACCTTTCAGCCCGGTGCCAGAACCAACTGGCATTGGCATCCGGCCGGACAGCATATGGTTGTTACCGACGGTGTGGCGCTTACCGGAACACGCGACGGCAGGGTTATCGAGTTCAAGAAGGGAGAAACCGTATGGTGCCCGTCAGGTATCGATCACTGGCATGGTGCCACCCCCGATGCTCCGATGACCCATCTGGTTATCTCCGGAGTCAAGGACGGCAAGGCGGTTGTCTGGAAGGAAAAGGTAACAGACGAACAATATATGAAACGCTAGGAGTCGGGATTATGAATATGCGGAAATACATCTCATTTTTAATCGCGGTTGCAGTCGTTTTCAGTATTTCAACCATAACAGAGGCTAAAGATATGAAGAATGAAACAACCCTTAATGCCCGGCAGCAGTCTATCGTTACCATCGCCGCTTTTACCGCGAGCGGTGATATCGAAAAATTGAAACCGGCGCTTAATGAAGGTCTGGATGCCGGACTGACCATCAATGAAATCAAGGAAGTTCTGGTCCAGATGTATGCCTATACCGGTTTTCCCCGCAGTCTTAACGGCATGGCTGCGTTCATGTCCGTTGTTAAAGACCGCAAGGCCAACGGCATTCAGGACGAGGAAGGGAAGGAAGCCAGTCCTGTCCCGGCAGATTTCAACAGGGACGAATACGGCGCTAAAGTCCGGGCCAAGCTTGCCGGACTCGACAAGGATATCTCCGGCGCGGAATGGCAGTTGTTTTGCCCGATCATGGATACATTCCTGAAAGAGCACCTTTTCGCGGATATCTTTGTTCGTGACGTGCTCAGCGAAGAAGATCGCGAGCTGGCTACCATCGCGGCACTTGCCAATATGAGCGGTACCGGCGGACAGCTTTTCTTCCACTACGGAGCTGCCATGAACTCCGGACTGACCGAAGACCAGATGAACAGCTTTGTTGAAGTGCTTGATACCAAAGTGGATAAAAAACAGGCTCAAAGCGCTAAAGAAGTTCTTGCCGGGGTTCTGGCAAAAAGAAGTAAATAGCTCCTGTTCCGTCAATTAACGGAACAGATTGTTTACCCTCTATTTCCGGGTGAATGCGTATTCACCCGGAAATTAACTCACTATGGTTTATTATAAATTTTGTTGAGTGATATTATGAGCAAAAACATACTTCTCATCTCGGCTAGTCCCAGAAAGCAGGGCAACTCCGATATCCTCTGTGACGAGTTTATGCGCGGGGCAAAAGACGCCGGGCACCATGCGGAAAAAATCCGGC
This window harbors:
- a CDS encoding cupin domain-containing protein — translated: MKKLILILALVLVASIAYADQEQNGGAQVFYPQGSQKSFKGPEKYFTGDVTVDMLFPANDEAAFSGAYVTFQPGARTNWHWHPAGQHMVVTDGVALTGTRDGRVIEFKKGETVWCPSGIDHWHGATPDAPMTHLVISGVKDGKAVVWKEKVTDEQYMKR
- a CDS encoding carboxymuconolactone decarboxylase family protein, with the translated sequence MKNETTLNARQQSIVTIAAFTASGDIEKLKPALNEGLDAGLTINEIKEVLVQMYAYTGFPRSLNGMAAFMSVVKDRKANGIQDEEGKEASPVPADFNRDEYGAKVRAKLAGLDKDISGAEWQLFCPIMDTFLKEHLFADIFVRDVLSEEDRELATIAALANMSGTGGQLFFHYGAAMNSGLTEDQMNSFVEVLDTKVDKKQAQSAKEVLAGVLAKRSK